Proteins from a single region of Apium graveolens cultivar Ventura chromosome 7, ASM990537v1, whole genome shotgun sequence:
- the LOC141671905 gene encoding uncharacterized protein LOC141671905 encodes MSTSAPTILPLTNPNSAAAAAGESPRLRQPPKRFIKNQIPDSILNNASLNAAISLLPSNYSFEIHKSIWRVTSTNSKRVALQFPEGLLMYSLIISDILTAFAAVERVFILGDVTYGACCVDDLSAEALGADLLIHYGHSCLVPVDNTVIPCLYVFVDIKIDVSKLVSTIQLNLRDKVSDIDVLNLRDQVSDIDVGEQVSDIALNKIVLAGTIQFGSAIRGAKPELEKLGFRVLVPQSKPLSAGEVLGCTAPTIVGKEVGEVGENVLVFVADGRFHLEAFMIANPGVKAFRYDPYMGKLFLEEYDHKGMKECRKNAILKARDAKNWGIVLGTLGRQGNPRILDRLVKKMTEKGLDWTVVLMSELSPARIELFGDSVDAWIQIACPRLSIDWGDAFVKPLLNPFEAEIALGDLPGWWERSGVNSICNEGVGCQKNESCCGSNCIGKKEEAKTVADYPMDYYAQDGGEWNSSYSKKQSRPSRRILVSGQKNGHPL; translated from the coding sequence AAACCCTAACTCCGCCGCCGCCGCCGCCGGAGAATCACCACGACTCCGGCAACCACCAAAACGCTTCATAAAAAACCAAATCCCCGACTCAATCCTCAACAACGCATCTCTCAACGCCGCAATCTCTCTCCTCCCTTCAAACTACTCGTTCGAAATCCACAAATCAATCTGGCGCGTCACCTCCACGAACTCCAAGCGCGTGGCTCTCCAGTTCCCCGAAGGCCTTCTCATGTACTCTCTCATCATCTCCGATATTCTCACCGCCTTTGCTGCCGTCGAGCGTGTGTTTATTCTCGGTGACGTCACTTACGGAGCGTGTTGCGTAGATGATCTCTCTGCGGAAGCGTTAGGTGCTGATTTGTTGATTCATTACGGGCATAGTTGCTTGGTTCCGGTTGATAATACGGTAATTCCTTGTCTCTATGTTTTTGTCGATATTAAAATTGATGTTAGTAAGTTGGTTAGTACGATACAGTTGAATTTGCGTGATAAAGTAAGTGATATTGATGTGCTGAATTTGCGTGATCAAGTAAGTGATATTGATGTGGGTGAACAAGTAAGTGATATTGCTCTTAATAAGATTGTGTTAGCTGGTACGATACAGTTTGGTAGTGCTATACGTGGTGCGAAGCCTGAATTGGAGAAGTTAGGGTTTAGGGTTTTGGTTCCGCAGTCGAAGCCGTTATCGGCTGGGGAAGTTTTAGGTTGTACTGCTCCGACGATTGTGGGGAAGGAGGTAGGTGAAGTTGGGGAAAATGTGCTTGTTTTTGTTGCGGATGGGAGGTTTCATTTGGAAGCGTTTATGATTGCGAATCCGGGGGTTAAGGCGTTTAGGTATGATCCCTATATGGGGAAATTGTTTTTGGAGGAGTATGATCATAAGGGAATGAAGGAGTGTAGGAAGAATGCGATTTTGAAGGCTAGGGACGCAAAGAATTGGGGGATTGTGTTAGGGACTTTGGGGAGACAGGGGAATCCGAGGATTTTGGACCGGTTGGTGAAGAAGATGACGGAGAAGGGTTTGGATTGGACTGTGGTGTTGATGTCGGAGTTGTCTCCTGCTAGGATTGAGTTGTTTGGGGATTCTGTTGATGCCTGGATACAGATTGCCTGTCCAAGGTTGTCGATAGATTGGGGTGATGCATTTGTGAAGCCACTTTTGAATCCGTTTGAGGCTGAAATTGCGCTTGGAGATTTACCTGGGTGGTGGGAAAGGAGTGGGGTGAACTCAATTTGTAACGAGGGTGTGGGTTGCCAAAAGAATGAATCATGTTGCGGAAGTAATTGTATTGGCAAAAAAGAGGAAGCCAAGACTGTTGCTGATTATCCAATGGATTACTATGCCCAAGATGGAGGGGAGTGGAATTCTTCTTACTCCAAGAAGCAATCACGCCCCTCACGTAGAATTTTGGTATCTGGACAAAAAAACGGTCATCCTTTGTga